A single Chiroxiphia lanceolata isolate bChiLan1 chromosome 25, bChiLan1.pri, whole genome shotgun sequence DNA region contains:
- the TULP1 gene encoding tubby-related protein 1 — MPLQTEILREVWAADSPSEEPGSPQQQKPKQKLKKKRQEPGLEPEAKPRRLRVKKPGEGAVEEPHAPAQGVKKLRKKKEEKGEEESDKDAYSKSTREPRKKKGNPTPRSHVAKGPKKQQELAEDEEDEEEEEEVENKDLPKKLKKKLPKDPPSGESREKKLKPKGDKSDSDSKAKSTKSTKKEQMSVFQVKKEKKSKKKVTTSSDEEDDSDSSTKPIRSEKKKNPASLFQTGGDPPKEKKSKKKVPPKGAESEEEILETLQKNSNKKGKAKKSKKQLKEERPPSPVIEVDNLEEFVLQPAPQGVTIKCRVTRDKKGMDRGLYPTYYLHLDNDKKVFLLAGRKRKKSKTSNYLISIDPTDLSRGGENFIGKLRSNLMGTRFTVFDNGANPDRANADWSNVRQELSAVVYETNVLGFKGPRKMTVIIPGMNADGERVPIRPRNDNDGLLMRWQNRNMDNVIELHNKAPVWNDETQSYVLNFHGRVTHASVKNFQIVHGSDPDYIVMQFGRVADDAFTMDYNYPLCAVQAFAIALSSFDGKLACE, encoded by the exons ATGCCGTTGCAGACGGAGATCCTGCGTGAGGTCTGGGCTGCGGACAG TCCCAGTGAGGAGCCAGGGAGCCCCCAGCAGCAGAAGCCCAAAcag aagctgaagaaaaagaggCAGGAACCTGGGCTAGAGCCTGAGGCCAAGCCAAGGCGGCTGCGGGTGAAGAAGCCGGGCGAGGGGGCTGTCGAGGAGCCACatgccccagcacagg GGGTGAAgaagctgaggaagaaaaaggaggagaagggagaggaagagagcgacAAGGATGCCTATTCCAAATCCACCAGGGAGCCTcggaagaaaaagggaaatccAACACCTCGCTCCCATGTGGCCAAGGGCCCCAAGAAGCAGCAAG agctggctgaggacgaggaggatgaggaagaggaagaagaggtggaGAATAAAGACCTGCCAAAAAAGCTCAAAAAGAAGCTTCCTAAAGACCCTCCCTCAGGAGAGAGCCGGGAGAAGAAGCTGAAGCCGAAGG GAGACAAGAGTGACTCTGACAGCAAAGCCAAATCTACCAAAAGCACCAAGAAGGAGCAAATGTCCGTGTTTCAGgtgaagaaggagaagaagagcaagaagaaag TCACCACCAGCAGTGATGAGGAGGATGATTCCGACTCCAGCACCAAACCCATCAGgtcagagaagaagaaaaacccgGCGTCCCTCTTCCAGACTGGTGGGGACCCCCCCAAggagaaaaaatccaaaaagaaaG TTCCTCCCAAAGGGGCTGAGAGTGAGGAGGAGATCCTGGAAACCCTGCAGAAAAACTCCAACAAGaaggggaaagcaaagaaatcaaagaag cagctgaaggaggagaGGCCCCCATCTCCTGTCATTGAGGTGGACAACCTGGAGGAGTTTGTGCTGCAGCCGGCGCCGCAGGGGGTGACCATCAAGTGCCGGGTGACACGGGACAAGAAGGGGATGGACCGGGGGCTTTACCCCACCTATTACCTTCATTTGGATAATGACAAGAAG GTGTTCCTCCTTGCCGGGAGGAAGCGTAAGAAGAGCAAAACCTCCAACTACCTCATCTCCATCGACCCCACTGACCTGTCACGAGGGGGAGAGAACTTCATCGGGAAGCTGAG ATCCAACTTGATGGGTACGAGGTTCACAGTGTTCGACAATGGTGCAAACCCCGACAGAGCCAATGCTGACTGGTCCAATGTACGGCAGGAGCTTTCGGCCGTGGTCTAT GAGACCAATGTTTTAGGCTTCAAAGGTCCCCGGAAGATGACAGTCATCATCCCTGGGATGAATGCTGACGGTGAGAGGGTGCCCATCCGTCCCCGAAAC GATAATGACGGCCTCCTGATGCGATGGCAGAACAGAAACATGGATAATGTAATTGAGCTGCACAACAAGGCACCAGTGTGGAACGACGAGACCCAATCCTATGTCCTCAACTTCCACGGCCGGGTCACCCATGCCTCTGTCAAAAATTTCCAGATTGTTCATGGCAGTGACC CCGACTACATCGTGATGCAGTTTGGGCGTGTGGCGGATGACGCCTTCACCATGGACTACAACTACCCTCTCTGTGCCGTGCAGGCCTTTGCCATCGCCCTCTCCAGCTTCGACGGGAAGCTGGCCTGCGAGTAG